From a region of the Myxococcus fulvus genome:
- a CDS encoding DNA alkylation repair protein, with amino-acid sequence MTRSQVMKALEAAGDPRVRERYVRDGAGENVFGVLMGKVRALAGEVGQNHALGLELWATGNHEARLLACMLLDPDALTEKAARELVEPLTLPLLVDELVGRVLVKAPVAEALVKRWRDGDQELPRRAGWKLLAGRIAAGLAKDLDVGATLARIESELPGAPYRVKEGLNYCLVWIGLHLSDHRDEAIAIGERLGRWDTRPIPKGCTSSYAPEWIAAVLALRKGEKTEARKKMEAAAGKKKPAPAREKPSTKKAAPASKKRAPKKVAARKRAG; translated from the coding sequence ATGACGCGGTCCCAGGTGATGAAGGCGCTCGAAGCGGCCGGCGACCCGAGGGTGCGTGAGCGCTATGTGCGCGACGGCGCCGGGGAGAACGTGTTCGGCGTGTTGATGGGGAAGGTTCGCGCGCTCGCGGGCGAGGTGGGGCAGAACCACGCGCTGGGCCTGGAGCTCTGGGCCACCGGGAACCACGAGGCTCGCCTCCTCGCCTGCATGTTGTTGGATCCGGACGCCCTCACGGAGAAGGCGGCCCGCGAGCTGGTCGAGCCGCTCACCCTGCCGCTCCTGGTGGATGAGCTGGTGGGCAGGGTGCTCGTGAAGGCGCCGGTCGCCGAGGCCCTGGTGAAGCGCTGGAGGGACGGCGATCAGGAACTGCCGCGCCGCGCGGGTTGGAAGCTCCTCGCCGGGCGGATTGCGGCGGGACTGGCGAAGGACCTCGATGTCGGAGCGACGCTCGCTCGCATCGAGAGCGAGCTGCCGGGTGCTCCGTACCGCGTGAAGGAGGGCCTCAACTACTGCCTCGTCTGGATCGGCCTCCACCTGTCGGACCACCGCGACGAGGCCATCGCCATCGGTGAGCGACTGGGACGCTGGGACACGAGGCCCATCCCGAAGGGCTGCACGTCCAGCTACGCGCCGGAGTGGATCGCCGCGGTCCTCGCCCTGCGCAAGGGCGAGAAGACCGAGGCGCGCAAGAAGATGGAGGCTGCGGCCGGGAAGAAGAAGCCAGCCCCGGCGCGTGAGAAGCCCTCGACGAAGAAGGCGGCACCCGCGAGCAAGAAGCGCGCGCCGAAGAAGGTGGCGGCCCGGAAACGCGCGGGCTGA